From Polyangia bacterium, one genomic window encodes:
- a CDS encoding DUF4159 domain-containing protein, with amino-acid sequence MSHPFDPRRRAWLQAALAAAVAGAATLAPARRAAAIGDHSLFRFARLTLPGLPDPRPTALRRLSWELVRRTSLVTASDPAEPRLLDPQLFRFPFLVLSGDRPFALPPEPEIARLRRHITYGGFLLIDSAEGRAGGGFDESVRRLLAQTLPGELPARIPAEHVLWKSFYVLRGAPGRILAAPYVEGVERDRRLAVVYTQNDLGGALARDGYGRWEHEVIPGGEGQREEAFRFGVNLVMYALCLDYKTEQAHIDYILRTRRQLR; translated from the coding sequence GTGAGTCACCCGTTCGATCCCCGTCGGCGCGCGTGGCTGCAAGCAGCGCTGGCGGCAGCCGTCGCGGGCGCGGCCACGCTGGCGCCGGCCCGGCGGGCGGCGGCCATCGGCGACCATTCACTGTTTCGTTTCGCTCGCCTGACGTTGCCGGGGCTGCCGGATCCGCGGCCGACGGCGCTGCGCCGTTTGTCCTGGGAGCTGGTTCGCCGCACCAGCTTGGTCACCGCCTCCGATCCCGCCGAGCCGCGCTTGCTGGACCCACAGCTTTTTCGGTTCCCGTTTCTGGTGCTGTCAGGCGATCGTCCCTTCGCGCTGCCGCCCGAGCCAGAGATCGCCCGCCTGCGCCGCCACATCACCTACGGCGGCTTCCTGCTGATCGATTCGGCGGAGGGTCGCGCCGGCGGCGGCTTCGATGAATCGGTGCGGCGATTGCTGGCGCAAACGCTGCCCGGCGAGCTGCCGGCGCGCATCCCCGCCGAGCACGTGCTGTGGAAATCGTTCTATGTCCTGCGCGGCGCCCCCGGGCGCATCCTGGCCGCGCCGTACGTCGAGGGCGTCGAGCGCGATCGCCGGCTGGCGGTGGTGTACACGCAGAACGATCTGGGCGGCGCGCTGGCCCGTGACGGTTACGGCCGCTGGGAACACGAGGTGATCCCGGGCGGCGAAGGTCAGCGCGAAGAAGCGTTCCGTTTCGGCGTGAATTTGGTGATGTACGCGCTTTGCCTCGACTACAAGACCGAACAGGCGCACATCGATTACATCTTGCGCACGCGGCGGCAACTGCGATGA